The following coding sequences lie in one Mucilaginibacter sp. KACC 22773 genomic window:
- a CDS encoding DUF7716 domain-containing protein, with amino-acid sequence MKFITTGTLENIIHNIHEFDDLAVLFVDQKLKWGPLSKTCIYFFEDGEEVPSKIDDIPYFLEVELVKEVIDVWNIRTTGKRQGSKDIIDAVIFYAERDAYMPASGNEDR; translated from the coding sequence ATGAAATTCATTACTACCGGTACATTAGAAAATATCATTCACAACATACATGAATTTGACGATTTGGCGGTTTTGTTTGTTGATCAAAAGCTCAAATGGGGACCTCTGTCCAAAACCTGTATTTATTTTTTCGAAGACGGCGAAGAAGTTCCGTCCAAAATTGACGACATTCCATATTTCCTCGAAGTGGAATTGGTAAAAGAGGTGATTGATGTATGGAATATACGGACAACCGGTAAGCGGCAGGGTTCAAAGGATATTATCGATGCAGTAATATTTTACGCAGAAAGAGACGCTTATATGCCCGCATCAGGCAATGAAGATCGTTAG
- a CDS encoding YwqG family protein: MGITRNLFKWRKVKDKYGKQVNIGYAMDGNLKTLADVGHCFKAFGLTQYLPAIIPHVQPRIDLTLAPVNENELTTGQSKVGGQPDLPESVMWPITEEGKPMSFIAQLNCRDFAGLDESGLLPAEGVIAFFYCADQAAWGFDPKDEQRFKVIYFNPTTDLKRRQFPGDLPEESQFNSNSIKAEKSLSIPRWREKVIDDKISEDDFDNYAEVASGVDNQIFGYANYVQNPMELECQLVTNGLYCGNSSGYEDPQRAELENGINDWILLLQIGSEDDKTGMMWGDAGRLYYWIKKQDLKEKRFDKAWFILQCH, from the coding sequence ATGGGGATAACCAGAAATCTTTTTAAATGGCGCAAGGTAAAAGACAAATATGGAAAACAGGTGAACATTGGCTATGCTATGGATGGCAACCTGAAAACGCTGGCAGATGTTGGCCATTGCTTTAAAGCGTTCGGTTTAACGCAGTACTTACCCGCAATTATCCCGCACGTACAGCCAAGGATAGATTTGACTTTGGCGCCTGTTAACGAAAATGAATTAACAACCGGGCAGTCGAAAGTTGGCGGACAGCCCGATTTGCCCGAATCTGTTATGTGGCCCATAACCGAAGAGGGAAAGCCAATGTCGTTTATAGCCCAATTAAATTGCCGCGATTTTGCGGGCCTTGATGAGTCGGGATTGTTACCGGCTGAGGGCGTTATTGCTTTTTTTTATTGTGCCGATCAGGCAGCGTGGGGATTTGACCCAAAGGATGAGCAACGATTTAAGGTTATTTACTTTAACCCAACAACCGACTTGAAACGCAGACAATTCCCAGGCGACCTACCCGAAGAATCGCAGTTTAACTCTAACAGCATCAAGGCCGAAAAAAGTTTGAGTATTCCCCGCTGGAGGGAGAAAGTGATTGACGATAAGATCAGTGAAGATGATTTTGACAACTATGCCGAAGTTGCCAGCGGAGTTGATAACCAAATATTTGGATACGCCAATTATGTTCAGAATCCCATGGAACTGGAATGCCAGCTGGTAACCAACGGCCTATATTGCGGCAACTCCTCAGGATATGAAGACCCCCAAAGAGCAGAACTTGAAAACGGCATAAACGATTGGATATTATTATTGCAAATAGGATCGGAAGACGACAAAACCGGCATGATGTGGGGTGATGCAGGCCGCCTTTATTATTGGATAAAAAAGCAGGATCTTAAGGAAAAAAGATTCGACAAAGCCTGGTTTATTTTGCAATGTCATTAA